One segment of Formicincola oecophyllae DNA contains the following:
- a CDS encoding MucR family transcriptional regulator, with amino-acid sequence MSIEPATNKAHLLSLTTDIIVARLSSTYVAPDNLAQLIRDVYAALAVPGSPTQSQAPTTQPVPAVPVRKSVYPDYIVCLEDGKKLKMLKRHLKSTYGMTPEQYREKWGLPVDYPLVAPNYAKRRSALAREIGLGRTIGSTVTGGKRASRTPEAKGDDGTTASA; translated from the coding sequence ATGTCGATCGAACCTGCCACCAACAAGGCACACCTGTTGAGCCTCACAACGGATATTATTGTAGCGCGCCTATCAAGCACTTATGTGGCGCCTGATAATCTGGCGCAGCTTATCCGCGATGTTTACGCAGCCCTGGCCGTCCCTGGTTCCCCAACTCAATCACAAGCCCCCACAACCCAACCTGTGCCTGCTGTGCCTGTGCGCAAGTCCGTTTACCCTGATTACATTGTTTGCTTGGAAGACGGCAAAAAACTTAAAATGCTCAAGCGGCACCTTAAAAGCACTTACGGCATGACACCTGAGCAATACAGGGAAAAATGGGGCCTGCCTGTCGATTACCCCTTGGTTGCCCCTAATTACGCCAAGCGCCGCTCTGCCTTGGCGCGTGAGATTGGCCTCGGCCGCACCATTGGAAGCACCGTCACAGGGGGCAAGCGCGCCAGCCGTACGCCTGAAGCCAAGGGGGATGATGGTACCACCGCCAGCGCTTGA
- the plsX gene encoding phosphate acyltransferase PlsX: MTEKDSRARTPVSGAKASAPGQPFTLAVDAMGGDRAPSIVLDGLDITADRHPEARILLVGDEAQLKKALRDHPKAARICSVRHADASIPMEMKPTAALRVRGSSMRGVMEAVAKGEAHGAVSAGNSGAMLALAKIIVGALEGISRPALVAVEPSARGDVVMLDLGANIACDARNLVEFAVMGEAFAQAALGLQAPTIGLLNVGDEDLKGDERLRQAAAQLRQSVLAPRFKGFVEGHDITAGKTDVVVTDGFTGNVALKTGEGALKLAFGLVRSVFKTNLITRLAYLLVRPGFDRMREWIDPRRYNGAVLIGLNGVVVKSHGGADGEAFAAAMDVAVDAVQNGLNDKIRHRLDQLGVGQGDDTPQNGRS, translated from the coding sequence ATGACGGAGAAGGATTCGAGGGCCAGGACGCCCGTTTCTGGCGCGAAGGCCTCTGCTCCTGGTCAGCCCTTCACCCTGGCCGTGGATGCCATGGGGGGTGACCGTGCGCCATCCATTGTGCTGGATGGGCTCGACATCACCGCAGACCGCCACCCTGAAGCGCGCATCCTTCTGGTGGGTGATGAAGCCCAACTGAAAAAGGCTTTGCGTGACCACCCCAAGGCAGCCCGCATTTGCAGCGTCCGCCATGCGGATGCCTCTATCCCCATGGAAATGAAACCCACAGCCGCCCTGCGCGTGCGGGGATCCTCCATGCGGGGCGTGATGGAAGCCGTTGCCAAGGGTGAAGCCCATGGCGCCGTTTCCGCAGGCAATTCCGGCGCTATGCTGGCGCTGGCCAAAATCATCGTTGGCGCCCTTGAAGGCATTTCCCGCCCTGCCCTTGTGGCTGTGGAGCCTTCAGCGCGTGGTGATGTAGTAATGCTGGACCTAGGCGCCAACATTGCTTGTGACGCCCGCAACTTGGTTGAGTTTGCCGTCATGGGGGAAGCCTTCGCGCAGGCGGCCTTGGGTCTTCAAGCGCCCACCATTGGTTTGCTCAACGTGGGCGATGAGGACCTTAAGGGCGATGAGCGACTACGCCAAGCCGCTGCGCAATTGCGGCAATCCGTTCTGGCGCCCCGTTTCAAAGGCTTTGTGGAAGGCCATGACATCACCGCAGGCAAAACGGACGTGGTGGTAACGGACGGCTTCACGGGCAATGTCGCCCTCAAAACAGGTGAAGGCGCCTTGAAGCTGGCTTTTGGGCTTGTGCGGTCCGTTTTTAAAACCAACCTCATCACACGTCTGGCCTATTTGCTGGTGCGCCCCGGCTTTGACCGCATGCGTGAATGGATTGACCCACGCCGTTACAATGGGGCTGTGCTTATTGGCCTCAATGGCGTTGTGGTGAAGTCTCATGGCGGCGCTGATGGGGAGGCCTTCGCTGCCGCCATGGATGTGGCGGTGGATGCCGTTCAGAACGGCCTTAATGATAAAATCAGGCACAGGCTTGACCAGCTTGGCGTGGGCCAGGGTGACGACACCCCCCAGAATGGCCGGAGCTGA
- a CDS encoding DUF177 domain-containing protein, translating into MPSPTQPEHPSRGATGSGLATRLPLSRIGKGMKVVIATTAEERQDLAKRFSLLSLSALKGDFDVRPDPSRPGAWVAEGHIDAVLEQPCVITGAAVRQDVSEDFPLRFIPEEEMEPDEAVDIETLLASERDDVPYTGHTLELGKALAEQLALCLDPYPRAAGAGMENHVDLTPPDEGTEGAGEVKRPNPFAALAALKKDGGPGEGT; encoded by the coding sequence ATGCCTAGCCCTACCCAACCAGAGCACCCCAGCCGCGGCGCCACAGGCAGTGGTTTGGCGACACGGTTGCCCCTTTCACGCATTGGCAAGGGCATGAAGGTGGTCATCGCCACCACAGCCGAGGAACGCCAAGACCTTGCCAAACGGTTCAGCTTGCTGAGCTTGAGCGCCCTTAAAGGTGATTTTGATGTGCGGCCTGACCCTTCCCGGCCTGGTGCCTGGGTGGCTGAAGGCCATATTGATGCCGTTCTGGAGCAGCCTTGCGTGATCACGGGCGCGGCTGTGCGCCAGGACGTGAGCGAGGACTTCCCCCTGCGTTTCATTCCTGAAGAGGAAATGGAACCTGACGAGGCGGTGGACATTGAAACGCTGCTTGCCAGTGAACGGGATGATGTCCCTTACACGGGCCATACGCTTGAGCTGGGGAAGGCCTTGGCTGAGCAGCTGGCGCTGTGTTTAGACCCGTACCCGCGTGCTGCGGGGGCTGGCATGGAGAACCATGTGGACCTCACCCCCCCTGATGAAGGCACTGAGGGGGCGGGAGAGGTGAAACGGCCCAACCCCTTTGCGGCCTTGGCAGCCCTCAAGAAGGATGGGGGCCCTGGGGAAGGCACCTGA
- the trxB gene encoding thioredoxin-disulfide reductase, protein MAKAPTHHTDVLIIGSGPAGYTAAIYAARAERKPLLVAGMQPGGQLTITDEVENYPGFAKPVSGPWLMEQMREQAERSGTRMEQDIITHCALKDGPDKDGYFHLEGDSGAQYRARTVIIATGASARWLGLDSEAKFKGHGVSACATCDGFFFKNREVAVVGGGNTAVEEALYLTRHAAKVHLIHRREGLKAEKVLVDRLNKNDKIIPHWYREVEEIVGKAVVKGAPEVVTSVVLKDPRNPAHKEVLAVDGVFVAIGHQPNSGPFRDQLRCDRDGYIETKPGTPETSVAGVFAAGDVQDRSWRQAVTAAGTGCAAALAAERWLEERP, encoded by the coding sequence ATGGCCAAAGCGCCAACACACCATACAGATGTCCTAATCATTGGTTCAGGGCCTGCAGGCTACACAGCTGCCATTTACGCAGCGCGCGCTGAACGCAAGCCCCTTCTGGTGGCGGGTATGCAGCCAGGCGGCCAACTGACCATCACAGATGAGGTTGAGAACTACCCAGGCTTTGCCAAGCCTGTCTCGGGGCCTTGGCTGATGGAGCAGATGCGTGAACAGGCTGAACGTTCAGGCACACGCATGGAACAGGACATTATCACGCATTGCGCCTTGAAAGATGGCCCCGACAAGGACGGCTATTTCCATTTAGAAGGTGATTCAGGCGCGCAGTACCGCGCCCGCACCGTCATCATCGCCACAGGGGCCAGCGCCCGTTGGCTGGGCCTTGATTCGGAGGCGAAGTTCAAAGGCCATGGCGTTTCCGCCTGTGCCACCTGTGACGGGTTCTTTTTCAAAAACAGGGAAGTGGCCGTTGTCGGCGGTGGCAACACAGCTGTGGAAGAGGCCCTCTACCTCACCCGCCATGCCGCCAAGGTGCACCTCATTCACCGCCGTGAGGGGCTGAAGGCTGAAAAGGTGTTAGTCGACCGGCTCAACAAAAATGACAAAATCATCCCCCATTGGTACCGGGAGGTTGAGGAGATCGTGGGTAAAGCCGTTGTCAAAGGGGCGCCAGAGGTCGTCACCAGCGTGGTTTTGAAAGACCCGCGCAACCCAGCCCACAAGGAGGTACTGGCTGTGGACGGCGTTTTCGTAGCCATTGGGCACCAACCCAATTCAGGCCCCTTCCGTGACCAGCTACGCTGCGACCGCGATGGTTACATTGAAACCAAGCCAGGCACCCCTGAAACCAGCGTTGCTGGCGTGTTTGCGGCAGGCGACGTTCAGGACAGAAGCTGGCGCCAGGCGGTGACGGCAGCTGGCACAGGCTGTGCGGCCGCTTTGGCTGCGGAACGTTGGCTGGAGGAGCGCCCCTGA
- a CDS encoding outer membrane protein assembly factor BamE, whose amino-acid sequence MIAHPFRTGSLTAQRHGGALRQEDNALTGVTTLISLVQATGALWCQGRSKPASLPAQARHGRIAPLVAVGMIMAAPLFSGCGITTIFDAPEVPRGALLELSDIKQLHPGETTKKEAEKLLGSPTVHATFNDNTWIYVSLTKNLVPASFPEVDKQQVVVLDFNGDGVLQRTRVLGKKNAIHVSMVGDVTPTPGTNVSILAELLGNVGKYNPMNSLGSTFGGMGGMGGMNGAGLGGGLGNGPMQGYGGGGTGNTMR is encoded by the coding sequence TTGATAGCGCACCCCTTCCGCACAGGTTCGCTGACTGCCCAGCGCCACGGTGGCGCCTTGAGACAAGAGGATAATGCCCTGACTGGCGTCACCACCCTTATCAGCTTGGTTCAGGCCACTGGTGCCCTTTGGTGCCAGGGCCGTAGCAAACCAGCCAGCCTGCCAGCACAAGCCAGGCACGGCCGCATAGCGCCACTTGTGGCGGTTGGTATGATCATGGCTGCCCCCCTTTTTTCAGGTTGCGGCATTACGACCATTTTCGATGCCCCCGAAGTGCCCCGTGGCGCTTTGTTGGAGCTGAGCGACATCAAGCAGCTTCACCCAGGGGAAACCACTAAGAAAGAGGCTGAGAAGCTTCTGGGCTCCCCCACGGTTCACGCCACGTTCAACGACAACACTTGGATTTACGTCTCCCTGACCAAAAACCTGGTGCCGGCCAGCTTCCCAGAAGTCGATAAGCAGCAGGTGGTGGTGCTTGACTTCAACGGTGATGGCGTTTTGCAGCGCACGCGGGTGCTTGGTAAGAAAAACGCCATCCATGTCTCCATGGTGGGTGACGTCACGCCAACGCCTGGCACCAATGTTTCTATCCTGGCGGAGCTTCTGGGCAATGTTGGCAAGTACAACCCCATGAACAGCCTTGGCAGCACGTTTGGCGGCATGGGGGGCATGGGCGGCATGAATGGCGCAGGCCTTGGTGGCGGTTTGGGCAATGGCCCCATGCAGGGTTATGGCGGTGGTGGCACAGGCAACACCATGCGGTAA
- a CDS encoding beta-ketoacyl-ACP synthase III, whose protein sequence is MNAAHTPARPRARLTGVGGALPKRIVTNAELSERLDTSDEWISARTGIKQRHVVSEGENAVSLSTAAARIALERAGVGSANVDAVIVATSTPDQVFPSVAVRVQAELGMAQGFGFDVSAACSGFIYALSTANAFIQSGQSKRVLVIGVDVFSRLLDWEDRSTCVLFGDGAGAVLLEAGAKEGEGVLSTHLHADGRHGDLLYVDGAVGNPGIGSKTVVKMQGREVFRHAITHLASAVDEALAANGLHSSDIQWMVPHQANLRIIDGMAKKLGLGSERVVVTVDRHANTSAASVPLALYEATKDGRIAKGDLVLMEALGGGLTWGSALVRL, encoded by the coding sequence ATGAATGCCGCACACACGCCCGCACGCCCCCGCGCCCGGCTGACGGGGGTGGGGGGCGCGCTGCCCAAACGCATCGTCACTAATGCTGAACTCTCTGAACGCCTGGATACTTCAGACGAATGGATAAGCGCCCGCACGGGCATCAAGCAACGCCATGTCGTCAGTGAGGGGGAGAACGCCGTTTCCCTCTCTACGGCGGCAGCGCGCATTGCCTTGGAACGCGCTGGGGTGGGCAGTGCGAATGTGGACGCGGTGATTGTCGCCACCTCCACGCCAGACCAGGTGTTCCCCTCTGTTGCAGTGCGTGTCCAGGCGGAGCTGGGCATGGCCCAGGGATTTGGATTTGATGTCAGTGCCGCGTGCTCTGGCTTCATCTATGCCCTTTCCACAGCCAACGCCTTTATTCAAAGTGGCCAAAGCAAGCGTGTGCTGGTTATTGGGGTTGATGTTTTCTCACGCCTGCTGGATTGGGAAGACCGCTCCACCTGCGTCCTGTTTGGCGATGGCGCCGGTGCCGTGTTGCTGGAAGCTGGCGCTAAGGAAGGTGAAGGGGTGCTGTCCACCCACCTTCATGCTGATGGGCGCCATGGGGACTTACTTTACGTTGATGGCGCTGTGGGCAACCCAGGCATTGGCAGCAAAACTGTAGTCAAAATGCAGGGCCGTGAAGTGTTCCGCCACGCCATCACCCACCTGGCCTCAGCGGTGGATGAGGCCCTCGCTGCTAATGGGCTTCACAGCAGCGACATTCAGTGGATGGTACCCCATCAGGCCAATTTGCGCATTATAGACGGCATGGCCAAAAAGCTGGGCCTGGGTTCTGAACGCGTTGTAGTCACGGTGGACAGGCACGCCAACACTTCTGCAGCCTCTGTGCCGTTGGCCCTTTATGAAGCCACCAAGGATGGACGCATCGCTAAAGGCGACCTTGTGCTGATGGAAGCGCTGGGAGGCGGCCTCACCTGGGGTTCCGCTCTGGTCAGGCTTTAA
- a CDS encoding FUSC family protein translates to MTSTPPSSAGSSASHHSAAPATQEGGRNDATPNTSNPAAAAPPDPTAKPPSVDDQTPLDSNPAGLGRPDPVPSEPVDLEQLLDEASPATNQSNAPSGPAGGPTGGDKPPPDAGTPRAIPQPKGEAYLSWLYAPTPSAFFFALRTSLAACLALGFSLWMELDDPSWAPLTVWSVAQISRGESLSKAKWRIVGTLVGCCAGIAIMAAIPQASWMYFPAIAVWLGICSFMATFISNFRAYGCVLAGYTCSVIGTGAAPDANHVFMIAMSRGSYIIIGVICEASVAFVFSPNQMRQARIRLRQLLQKALDMTATTLGQILTKGTNAQATARMQFGTMLRINNDIEFTEVEMGPHGHEADHARAALAAISVLLARGFGLVNQLEELVQNPDCHTLIEEILSFLKTLPECLPDPALIPELLAELQHLRDICRQYAAPHRLTSHGGAAPDELSAHHVAHLTAKDKADIVASALDERVMFVALGELLSDLERAIIEYNASTHIIRGDHFRFQPITHRDPRLALNNGLRSGSIILLTGLVYEVTAWPQGLKCIGIASLICGLNSINENPANATLGWLKGTIGAITAAWFLVFIFMPMVDVYEPLIVILVGGMMVGGLAKANPATRPAGAAYSLLFPTMLGLQNHHVMQEMQYFNINLGIGLASLMTVIVYRTILPFNAAQERFRLRRAMLRELRQLANPAANPSIARWVGNCMDRFSCILRHAGSTPDDRIEQFIEGTLGTLTMGMAVIKLRGLMDRDYLPESARRPIILVLHYVEFPAKHYMQAAQTTDSAIRRLRELDTSDHDTVSRLELTRAIAYLMVIAHNLKHCPNFLNPTRPFKGEGTALKTSPAGGHAAISPT, encoded by the coding sequence ATGACATCCACCCCGCCTTCTTCTGCCGGTTCAAGTGCCTCCCACCACAGCGCTGCCCCGGCCACGCAAGAAGGCGGGCGGAATGACGCCACCCCTAACACATCCAATCCAGCAGCGGCTGCCCCTCCAGACCCAACAGCCAAACCACCTTCTGTGGATGACCAAACCCCTCTGGACTCCAACCCAGCGGGCTTAGGCCGCCCTGACCCTGTGCCCTCTGAACCAGTGGATTTAGAACAGCTGCTTGATGAGGCAAGCCCCGCCACCAACCAGTCCAATGCACCTTCAGGCCCAGCTGGTGGCCCTACAGGTGGTGACAAACCCCCACCTGACGCAGGAACACCACGCGCCATCCCCCAGCCAAAGGGGGAAGCTTATCTTTCCTGGTTGTACGCCCCTACGCCTAGTGCTTTCTTCTTCGCCTTGCGTACATCTTTGGCAGCTTGCTTAGCACTGGGCTTCTCATTGTGGATGGAGCTTGACGACCCTTCATGGGCACCGCTGACGGTATGGTCCGTTGCCCAGATCTCCCGCGGTGAGTCCCTTTCCAAGGCCAAGTGGCGCATTGTGGGGACCCTTGTGGGGTGCTGCGCTGGAATCGCCATCATGGCCGCCATACCCCAGGCATCCTGGATGTATTTTCCAGCCATCGCGGTGTGGCTGGGCATTTGCTCCTTTATGGCCACCTTCATTAGCAATTTCAGGGCCTATGGCTGCGTGCTGGCTGGCTACACCTGTTCCGTCATCGGGACTGGTGCTGCCCCTGATGCCAACCACGTGTTCATGATCGCCATGTCACGCGGGTCCTACATCATTATCGGGGTGATTTGCGAAGCTTCCGTGGCCTTCGTGTTCTCGCCCAACCAGATGCGCCAAGCACGCATCAGGCTGCGCCAGCTTTTGCAAAAAGCGCTGGACATGACCGCCACCACCCTTGGCCAGATCCTGACCAAAGGCACTAACGCCCAAGCCACAGCGCGTATGCAGTTTGGCACCATGCTGCGCATTAACAACGACATTGAATTCACTGAAGTGGAAATGGGCCCCCACGGCCACGAAGCTGACCACGCCAGGGCGGCGTTGGCTGCCATCTCCGTTCTTCTGGCGCGCGGCTTCGGCCTGGTTAACCAGCTTGAGGAACTGGTGCAGAACCCAGACTGCCACACCTTAATTGAAGAGATCCTCTCCTTCCTCAAAACGCTGCCAGAATGCCTGCCTGATCCGGCCCTCATTCCGGAATTACTGGCCGAACTCCAGCACCTGCGCGACATCTGCCGCCAATACGCCGCCCCCCACCGCCTAACCAGCCATGGGGGAGCCGCCCCAGATGAACTTTCAGCGCACCATGTCGCCCATCTCACCGCTAAGGATAAAGCGGACATCGTGGCCTCCGCCCTTGATGAACGCGTCATGTTCGTGGCTTTAGGCGAACTGTTGAGCGACCTTGAGCGTGCCATTATCGAATACAACGCCAGCACGCACATCATCAGGGGGGACCATTTCCGCTTCCAGCCTATCACACACCGTGATCCACGGCTGGCGCTTAACAACGGTTTGCGCTCAGGCAGCATCATCTTGCTGACGGGCCTGGTTTATGAGGTCACAGCGTGGCCCCAGGGGCTGAAATGCATTGGCATTGCCTCGCTCATCTGCGGCCTCAACTCCATCAACGAAAACCCCGCCAACGCCACGTTGGGGTGGCTTAAAGGCACCATTGGTGCCATTACGGCTGCCTGGTTCCTGGTGTTCATCTTCATGCCGATGGTGGATGTGTACGAACCCCTCATCGTCATCTTGGTGGGGGGCATGATGGTGGGCGGCCTGGCCAAGGCCAACCCTGCCACCAGGCCGGCAGGTGCGGCTTACTCACTCCTTTTCCCCACCATGTTGGGGCTTCAGAACCACCACGTCATGCAGGAAATGCAGTATTTCAACATCAATCTGGGCATTGGCCTGGCCAGCTTGATGACGGTGATCGTCTACCGTACCATCCTGCCCTTCAACGCCGCCCAGGAGCGCTTCAGGCTGCGCCGCGCCATGCTGCGTGAATTGCGCCAACTGGCCAACCCCGCTGCCAACCCTTCCATCGCGCGCTGGGTGGGCAACTGCATGGACCGTTTCTCCTGCATTTTGCGCCACGCTGGCTCCACCCCTGACGACAGGATCGAGCAATTCATCGAAGGCACGCTCGGCACGCTGACCATGGGCATGGCTGTCATTAAGCTGCGTGGCCTCATGGACCGCGACTACCTGCCTGAAAGCGCGCGCCGCCCCATTATTTTAGTGCTGCATTATGTGGAGTTCCCAGCCAAGCATTACATGCAAGCTGCCCAAACCACGGACAGCGCCATACGCCGCCTGCGCGAACTGGACACCTCAGACCACGACACCGTTTCACGCTTGGAGCTGACGAGGGCCATCGCTTACCTCATGGTTATTGCCCACAACCTCAAGCACTGCCCGAACTTCCTCAATCCCACACGGCCTTTCAAGGGGGAGGGTACCGCGCTGAAAACCAGCCCTGCTGGTGGCCATGCCGCCATCAGCCCCACGTAA
- a CDS encoding LysR family transcriptional regulator, with the protein MDWDKLRIFHTVAEAGSFTHAGDKLNLSQSAVSRQISALEEVLGVPLFHRHARGLILTEQGEVLHRTAREVFSKLAMTQAFLSENRERAAGTIKVTTTSDFGLEWLVPRLHHFLEAYPDVEVELLLEDADLDLSMREADVAIRMHPPTQPDLIQRHLASFRVPIYASEGYLQKNGTPTSLDDMDKHTMVAFGGSTLPLQHINWLFERLVEHTQEKTGDRCDSKPCRTPLIVNNVAAMTSAVASGNGIGTLPLYAVEHRDNLVRILPELECPQVDAYFVYPEELRTSKRISVFRDFLLAELNPRRQEDTENSASASDILPAYQ; encoded by the coding sequence ATGGATTGGGACAAGCTGCGCATTTTCCACACCGTCGCAGAGGCCGGTTCATTCACCCATGCTGGGGATAAGCTGAACCTTAGCCAATCGGCAGTGTCCCGCCAGATCTCAGCGCTTGAAGAAGTGCTGGGCGTGCCGCTTTTCCACCGCCACGCCCGTGGTCTCATCCTGACTGAACAGGGGGAGGTGCTGCACCGCACAGCACGGGAGGTCTTCTCCAAATTGGCCATGACGCAGGCTTTCCTGAGCGAGAACCGAGAGCGTGCCGCTGGCACCATCAAGGTAACCACCACCAGTGATTTCGGCCTGGAATGGTTGGTGCCACGCCTGCACCATTTCCTGGAGGCCTACCCTGATGTTGAGGTGGAGCTCCTTCTGGAAGACGCCGACCTCGACCTCAGTATGCGTGAGGCCGATGTCGCCATCAGGATGCACCCTCCCACCCAGCCTGACCTAATTCAGCGCCATTTGGCCAGTTTCCGCGTGCCCATTTATGCTAGCGAAGGTTACCTGCAGAAAAACGGCACCCCTACCAGCCTGGACGACATGGACAAGCACACCATGGTGGCTTTTGGCGGTTCCACACTGCCCCTGCAGCACATCAATTGGCTGTTTGAGCGCCTCGTTGAGCACACGCAGGAAAAAACGGGCGACCGCTGCGATTCCAAGCCTTGCCGCACCCCTTTGATCGTTAACAATGTGGCTGCCATGACGTCAGCTGTGGCCTCTGGCAATGGGATTGGCACGCTGCCTCTTTACGCTGTGGAGCACCGTGACAACCTGGTGCGCATCCTGCCTGAGCTCGAATGCCCCCAGGTGGATGCTTACTTTGTTTATCCAGAGGAATTGCGCACATCCAAGCGCATTTCCGTTTTCCGTGATTTCCTATTGGCCGAACTGAACCCACGCCGCCAGGAGGATACTGAAAACAGCGCCTCAGCTTCAGACATCCTACCAGCTTACCAATAA
- a CDS encoding glycosyltransferase family 39 protein — protein MLCPVKSHKENTCKSPPWQRALWVGLAGLTALRLVVAATLPLVPDEAYYALWATLPLQGGYYDHPFMVALWMKGGMTLLGPQPLGVRLAGPLGAWLASWALARAVGLSLPSCAPGQRAKAAFWVVMSLNATPGFSLAMLVMTPDVPLMVMTCLGLWALMGAWADPGRLWRWGLAGFMGGLAFDSKYTAALPWGGALANLLWQAWRHLTKRPPNSLQDVKVRPAPKGHVAAPQSALPALASAGVMAAAALLAAEPVLLWNARHGGVGLVKQFGRLGTAGWGWHYEVEFMAGQLALATPLLVLCWWRGFSVAQRHAQGKAGFQAMMWLVLPGLALFTFQALHSRVQPNWPLLLYPMLAWGAGWLALWGSAFWQRLMGWGVGLGLLGTVGIMALAWWPLPASWHVSAHWNVVARQSAGWDGLLLNVRPVQRCDLVVADYALAARLAWSARSLGVGGPFYSTDQRWKWLAGAKAVINAPSMVQSLHEWRPGKEPAPGQPNWPQGAVLVPRPYKEGFGQGEGSTEPKPAVRFYVLSPCQPFAQAFGAGQRLWRLPD, from the coding sequence ATGCTCTGCCCGGTAAAGTCCCACAAGGAAAACACCTGCAAAAGCCCCCCTTGGCAAAGGGCGCTGTGGGTGGGCCTGGCTGGCCTAACGGCGCTGCGGCTGGTTGTGGCTGCCACATTGCCCCTGGTGCCTGATGAAGCTTACTACGCGCTTTGGGCCACGTTGCCTTTACAGGGCGGCTACTATGACCATCCTTTCATGGTGGCGCTTTGGATGAAGGGCGGCATGACTTTGTTAGGGCCACAGCCGCTTGGTGTGCGCTTGGCTGGTCCCTTGGGCGCTTGGCTGGCCAGCTGGGCCTTGGCGCGGGCAGTGGGGCTTTCCCTGCCTAGCTGCGCGCCAGGCCAAAGGGCTAAGGCGGCTTTCTGGGTGGTGATGAGCCTGAACGCCACCCCTGGATTTAGTTTAGCCATGCTGGTGATGACGCCAGACGTACCCCTCATGGTCATGACATGCCTGGGGCTTTGGGCATTGATGGGCGCTTGGGCAGACCCTGGCCGGCTTTGGCGGTGGGGGCTGGCGGGTTTTATGGGGGGATTGGCTTTTGATAGTAAATACACTGCTGCCCTGCCCTGGGGGGGCGCTCTGGCCAATTTGCTTTGGCAAGCGTGGCGGCACCTAACAAAGCGCCCCCCAAACAGCTTGCAGGATGTGAAGGTCCGACCTGCCCCAAAAGGACATGTGGCTGCGCCTCAAAGCGCCCTGCCAGCCTTGGCCAGCGCGGGTGTGATGGCGGCAGCTGCGTTGCTGGCCGCAGAGCCTGTTCTGCTATGGAACGCACGCCATGGTGGTGTAGGGCTGGTCAAGCAGTTTGGCCGTTTGGGCACAGCTGGGTGGGGTTGGCACTATGAGGTGGAGTTCATGGCAGGCCAGCTTGCCTTGGCAACCCCTTTGCTGGTGCTGTGCTGGTGGCGGGGCTTTAGTGTGGCACAGCGCCATGCGCAGGGTAAAGCTGGCTTCCAAGCCATGATGTGGCTGGTCCTGCCTGGCCTGGCGCTGTTCACATTCCAGGCCTTGCACAGCCGCGTTCAACCTAACTGGCCCTTGCTGCTTTACCCCATGCTGGCATGGGGCGCTGGGTGGTTGGCCCTTTGGGGAAGTGCCTTTTGGCAGCGGCTCATGGGTTGGGGTGTGGGTTTGGGGCTGTTGGGCACAGTGGGTATCATGGCGTTGGCTTGGTGGCCCTTGCCAGCCTCCTGGCATGTTTCAGCCCACTGGAATGTGGTGGCACGCCAAAGTGCTGGTTGGGATGGTTTGCTGCTGAACGTGCGCCCTGTTCAGCGTTGTGACCTGGTCGTGGCTGATTATGCCCTTGCTGCCCGCCTGGCCTGGAGCGCACGCAGCCTGGGCGTGGGCGGGCCTTTTTACAGCACGGACCAACGCTGGAAATGGCTTGCTGGGGCCAAAGCGGTCATCAACGCCCCTTCCATGGTGCAAAGCTTACATGAATGGCGCCCTGGCAAGGAACCTGCCCCTGGCCAGCCGAACTGGCCCCAAGGGGCTGTTCTGGTTCCACGCCCTTATAAAGAGGGGTTTGGCCAGGGGGAGGGGAGCACCGAGCCTAAACCTGCTGTGCGCTTCTACGTCCTCTCCCCCTGTCAGCCCTTTGCCCAGGCTTTTGGGGCAGGGCAACGTCTCTGGCGCTTGCCAGACTGA
- the rpsU gene encoding 30S ribosomal protein S21 produces the protein MQVLVRDNNVDQALKALKKKLQREGVFREMKLRRHFEKPSEKRAREGAEAVRRARKMERKRLEREGF, from the coding sequence GTGCAAGTTCTCGTTCGTGACAACAATGTCGACCAGGCCCTGAAAGCCCTCAAAAAGAAACTGCAGCGCGAAGGCGTTTTCCGCGAGATGAAGCTGCGCCGCCACTTTGAGAAGCCCTCAGAGAAGCGCGCCCGCGAAGGCGCTGAAGCCGTGCGCCGCGCCCGCAAGATGGAGCGCAAGCGTCTTGAGCGTGAAGGCTTCTAA
- the rpmF gene encoding 50S ribosomal protein L32, translated as MAVPKRKTSPSRRGMRRSHQALRVEAHGECGNCGELKRVHHVCSHCGHYDGREVISAEGKGLKHTVRA; from the coding sequence ATGGCAGTACCTAAAAGAAAAACCAGCCCGTCCCGTCGTGGCATGCGCCGCAGCCACCAGGCCCTGCGCGTTGAAGCCCATGGCGAATGCGGCAATTGTGGTGAACTGAAGCGCGTTCACCATGTCTGCAGCCACTGTGGTCATTATGATGGCCGTGAGGTCATCAGCGCTGAAGGCAAGGGCCTTAAGCACACGGTCCGCGCCTGA